In Chlorocebus sabaeus isolate Y175 chromosome 9, mChlSab1.0.hap1, whole genome shotgun sequence, the genomic stretch TCTAGTCTATTGcttccaggctacaaacctgtacagcatgttactgtactaaacactataggcaattgtaacacaacggtaagtatttatgtatctaaacctGGAAGAGGTAAAGTAAAATTATAGGATCATAATCTTATGGGACAATTGTCATATATGCaatctgtcattgaccaaaacatcattatgcagcacatggctatatacacacatgcacatacacacatacacacacacacacacacacacatttttaaagcaggactttttacttttaaaaagcaccTAGGTCTATAGTAGGCTATTCCCTTTAGGTTTGTGTAAATGTACTCTTTGATCACTCAATGAAGAAATCACCTCTGCCTTTAAACAGAGGCAGCTCAGGGCAAGTCCAGAGTTGCTATACAACTTTCGGAATCACTTTTCCTGAATTTCTTCCCTGTTGCAATCTCTCTGAACTCTGTGGCTCTCAGGAGCATCTCTTCTCCCCCCACTTCTTGGTCTTCTGgctggattttgttttctaaatctgTTGCACACTTCTTGCAACTGTTTCTGCCTCTAGGGCCAAGTGGCAGTAGGGTAGAGAAAACAAAGCAAGCTCCCCAGCTCTGAGGACCACAGTTTAGTCAAAGACAATGCTTCTCTTCTTTCAACTTCTAGGTGCCTGCCTGGGTGACTCCAGGGACACAGGGTGGCCTGGGATGAGACAGGAgagaagcaagcaagcaaacaaacaaaaaacagaccaCAAAACAGATTTCCCTTACTGTCTCTGACCCTTAAAAATCCATTTCCTGTTCCTTGGACCAGAAAGAGAGGTTCTTGTTGGAAATCAGAAATCTTTCTGTCCTTATCTGGTGCAAAGTTTTATGTTCTGGGCTGCCCTTGAGTCCAAAACAAGAGAAATGGTTGACGGGAGAAAAGGGAGTTCAGGAAACTTGCGGCCAGATTGGTCTTCCCTTTGAGTTGTGGATTTCTTCTCCAATCTGCCTGATATCACTTATCTCAGAGTCCCCAGAGTGTCTCTGTGCATTGTGCCCTAGGCTTTACTTGCTTTCAGGAGTCTGGTGGGACCAAGTGAGCATATCCAATCTTAACTGGACTTGGATTCCACTTTGTTTTTTAAGCTGCTTTATCCCATCTGGTTTCTCAGAGCTGAATGATATAGACAGCTCCATATTGGTGAACATGGTGCTGGCTCTGGAAACCAGCCAATTATGCCCGAAAATAGGGAGTCCACCATTTTTAGAAACTAGGGTGAGCTTACAAGGCCTGTGTAAATGAACATCAATGCTGCCAAGAGCTAAGAACTGTCATTGGTTTACTGTGGAGACCACCATCTATTCCAAGGGGCTGTGATCCATCAGGCCTTTCACAGGGTAGGACCCTCTGACCCTTCGGCTGTGAGTGGTGACAGTGGGATTTACAGTAGGTGTGAGACAGGCTTGCACACATTTCCCTTTGACACTGGGTGATGAAAACATATAACTATATCCCCACACAGCCTGATTGCTCAATATTCATGTGCTGTATCAACTTGGGTTCTAATAAAAGGTATAGGTGATGAAGTACAGAGACTGTAGAGCACCTCTCCCTGCCCATCTCTACAGGGAACAGAGGCAATGCAAGTTTGTGTCGCCCAAGGGCATACTTCTGCCTGGTTTGGAAATCTTggtccaaaagaaaaaaaaaatcagcaagcaGGAGGCACTgagttgttaaaaagaaaagggggtCCCAGAACCAAACAGAACAAGAGTTGCATCCTCTTCCTGGCTGCAGACCTTCCTCACTTCTGAGCCTTGGTCTCGCTACAATAGGGGTAATGCTGTGGATCTTGTTGTTGAGGATTAGAAACAACATGTGTAGCAATTTTTAATAACTAACATTAATCAAGCTattactatgcaccaggcactgttaTAAGTGCTTTATAGTAGATAATTTACGCTCCCTCAGAGCTCTGTAAAGGCGTCTGTtttcacaaataagaaaacacaagCACAGAGAATTTAAGAAGATTGTGAGTAGAGTAGAGTTGGACGTCTAAGTCAAGCATGCAGAAGATAGAATCCCCATCACATCATATTGACATTCTGCTTCCCTGCACTACGGCAGTCACGGCCATTTATCAAGTTTCTGTGCAGAGGAGTTGAAGTCCAGTGTGAAGGAtgtgagaggaggagagaaggggcaggAGATGGAAAAGGCAGCATTCTCCATGAGCTTTGCCAGCACCCTTCATTCCCCTGTGTGCTCATGATGGGGAGCTGTGGTGCTGCTGGGCCCAGCAATAGCACACCTTGATACCCCTGGGCTGAGAAACAGGCTTTTCTGCATGGCTACTGTTGCACTGTAGCCAAGGCCTCACTAGTTCCTCTGGGTCCATGAGGAGAAGAGGGATGGGAGCAGTCGGTCTTAGTACCCACCTTATTCTCTAAGATCCAGGCTTATGTTGGCTTGAAAACTCAGTCCCTCCCCAAGAACCTGTATGATAACTTAAGGAAATCCTAGCTTTAAGCAGGGGTCTAGGAAGGGACAGATAtccaagaacacacacacacacacatggccCTGGGTGGGGGATACGTGACAGTCTGGGACAGTGGAGAGGATTTATAAGTCAGGGCATGGCACAGCTACAGGGACATTTAGTATCCTTCAGGCTGATCCTACACCTCCTATTTTAACATCCAAGAAAATCAAAGTCTGAAGAAGGCACACAGTTTGCTGACAATCTATGGCTGGGCTGGGTCCACTTTGCCCTGACTTCTCTCCGCAAtcctctttcttgctttttaaaccaCTGAGAGCAAAGCATCATGACTTGGGGGAGCCCAGTGCCCTCTGGCATCTCCTAACCAGATGTTTTCTTATCTTTCAGCAGTTTTTCATGATTTTTCCTCACACTGGTCACTATCCAATCAGAACAACCAACTTCTAACACTCCCTCACTAAAAGAACATGGCTAAGGGCGAGAAAGGCCCCAAGGGCAAGAAGATCACCCTCAAGGTGGCCAAGAATTGCATCAAAATCACTTTAGATGGGAAAAAGCGCCTTGACTTGAGCAAGATGGGAATTACCACCTTCCCCAAGTGTATTCTGCGCCTCAATGACGTGGACGAGCTGGACCTTAGCCGGAATCTGATCAGGAAGATCCCTGACTCCATCTCCAAGTTCCAGAACCTCCGGTGGCTGGACCTGCACAGCAACTACATAGACAAGCTGCCTGAGTCCATTGGCCAGATGACCAGCCTGCTCTACCTCAACGTCAGCAACAACCGGCTGACCAGCAACGGGCTGCCCATGGAGCTGAAGCAACTAAAGAACATCCGCACTGTGAACCTAGGCTTGAACCACCTGGACAGTGTGCCCACCACACTGGGGGCCCTGAAGGAGCTCCATGAGGTAGGGCTCCATGACAACCTACTGAACAACATCCCCGTGAGCATCTCTAAGCTCCCCAAGCTGAAAAAGCTCAACATAAAGCGGAACCCCTTTCCAAAGCCAGACGAGTCGGAAACGTTCATAGACTCCATCAGGAGGCTGGAGAACTTGTATGTGGTGGAGGAGAAGGATCTGTGTGCGGCTTGCCTGAGAAAATGCCAAAACGCCCGGGACAAGCTGAATAGAATCAAGAACATGGCCATGACGACACCGAGAAAGACTATCTTTCCCAATCTGATCTCACCCAATTCAATGGCCAAGGACTCCTGGGAAGACTGGAGGTGACTTGGACCCTGACCCTgaggcagaagggaaggagagagggagggaagagggcagTGGGCTGCATCCACAGGAAACCAAGGGCTCTCCTGTGGCTGCAGCAGCTCTTTCAGCCAAGCCCATAAAACTCCTTTCTTTACTTCCTCAGCACGTGATTGTATTGATTGAAGGGCTTTTGGTTCCTTGCCATTCCACACATTTCTCCCTCctctgcacacacactcacaagtACAGGCACAGTGAGTCAGGAAGGGGCTGTCCATGTCCATCCTACTCTTACCCCCAGATCTCTCTTGTTTACCACTGTGGCCTAGGCAGTTAATGCCCCCACACACTCACTATCGCTGGCATTTCAGAACCCACCGCCAGCTCCCAAATGTGAAGTTTATTCAGTGCAAATGTTTTGGGTCTGGGCTTCAAAGGCAAGGAATCTCAGAGCATGAGTTTGTAAGAAAGTAGATGAGCACTTTGTGTTGGGTAGGAGACAGAGGTGGGCCACAGAAATGGGCAGGTTTTATTATTAAGGCATCAACAGGCAGATAGCTTCCTGGGCCCAAAGCAATGTTTTCTCTCTGAACTGAGCTTGCACAACTTGCTCTAGGAGCTTTCTTGGCCAAATCTGCAGACTTCTGACTGGctgtgaatgaatgaagttgTACTACCATCCTATTACATTCAGTGTTCTTTCAGACCCTcatgggaggaaggaaagaatggtgGCAAGTATGGATTGCTGCATTCAATAAATCAACACCTTACtcggcactgtgctaggtgcagGGGCCGTGTCCCTTTGGAGAAAGCTTGGCTTGCCTGGTGCAAGCTGGTGGAGAGAGTAACTGAAATGAGATGGGGCAGAGCACCATTGTCTGAGGCATTCAGGAGATCCCGGTCGTGGATGTGCAGGGCTGGCCTGGcagagagaaaaggcaaagaTTCTGAGGTTGGACAGATCTAGGTCCATGGCAACTCTGCTTCTGACTTGGCATCCCCTTGGGCACCTAACATAGCTTTGGTTCCCTCACTTGTGAAGTGGAAATAATGCTATACCTAACTCCAAGGGTTCTGTGCCTCTAAAACAGGCAGCACATGGAGAACATACTCAGCAGAAGCCAGTTCTCTTCTAGAGCCATAACTTGGTTCATTGCAAAGCTGAAATACTACTTTGAACAGTGGTGCCAGTTGTGCTATATCTTTTGGTAGAAAATGACAGCAACCAAGTCAATCCTCACAATAGCTGAGAACCTTCTCTGGCCTCACTGTGTACCACACTCTCACACCTTCATGTgcataaaagaaatgaatcaaGGATGATACCTTGAGGGAGGCTTTTCTCCCCCAGGACTTTCCTATGTTGGTGGCAAGTTTGCTGACTGGATGATGAGAAGCACCAAGAGGCATCCATCAGTGAAGTGGTATTAACTTCTTTCCTCCTCACATTGTTAACCACAGTACACAGCACACTTCATTTCTTCACACCTTGCTGCTTATTTCCTCTCGTAATGCTTAGCTACGACAACCCTATCATGTTTCTAAAACCTTGGGACAGCTAGattcaaaattttcattttagtttttccctttattaaatgtttttcattgtAGAAGTAACAGAACCACAACATACTACTAAATATAGTAGCTTAAAGCATCCATCATTCTACAGTATAAGTCAGCTGCAATGCTGGCAGAGTTCCTTACtagttatttttctgtatatatttttatacatagttAAAATTACAGCATTCCTGTCATTTCTGTCCTGCTTTGAAACCCATGCTGTCACCTGGTATAATAACCACACTTTAAAACGTCTGCAAGATAGTTATTCTTGTAGATATACATAACTATAAGTTACTGTTGTACCTTTATTTTCAGGTTTCACTAATGGGAATAGTCTTGTGATGAGAGCCTATAtaactaaaacatttttaaaaatttttaattattttcttggcATAGCCTCATTATTGGAAATATTGTGTTAAAGGGTGTGTTTTAACAATAATGTTGATACCTGCCATCAAGTAGCTCATAAAAGGTTTACACACATTTATATGCCTACCAGTAATGTAGTAGAGAACCCATTTCACGGCATCCTTGTCTGTACTGAGCCCTGTCcttcacatttttctcttcaccTAATGTCCGAAATGACTCATGAGAACCCCTTCTGAAGCTGAGGGGAGCAACCGTGTCTGAGACATGTGTGATGAGACACCATGCTGTAGGTATAGGAGCCACCACTAGCCTGCCAGGTCTTGGACATGTCCACAAGGGAGGCAATCTGCTATTTCAGTCACTTCATCTCTGACCCAAAAGGTATAGAGTCCATGCAGAGACATATGATCGAGACAGAGTGCTGGATAGCTACATGAAGACTTTCCATTTCAGTTTCTCCCCCTTCAGACACTTTTTCTTTAGAATTAATTTTCCCTCCTTAGGTATTCAAAAGGTTCAGCAAAGGAGAGAAGTTAAGAGAAACATCAAGGTTATAGATCCCACCTGGTGCCTTAGGGTTTGCCCGTCCACATCCTCCTTTCCCCACTGCAGCACTCTCCTTGCCATGCTTGGTCCTCAACACCCTTACTTGCTGCCAACTGCTTGGCTGGCCTGACACTCATCCAGCCTTGCTCTGGGGCTTTATCATGCTTTCCCTCTTATCACACATCTCAGGAAGGAGTTTCAGGTGCATTTAACTTTACCAGGATTGAGACATACCCAGGCAGTGGGCTGGGTTTGCCTCAATGTGTTCAAGTCAGACACCTCTTTAGCCAAGAAATGCTGGCAGCAGGACAAAGCAGACTGGAGatagagaccagttaggaggcatCTTCTGcatcctatttctttttctgccaAGGAAAAGGTTTGATGTTGGTGTTCCTTCATGCTCTAAAATACCTCAGTCAGCTTTACTTCTTATAAATTGAATTAAGCATAAAGATACTTCATAGGAAAGCCTTGGGGGTTCTCTTTcctcaaatgcaaaaaaaaaaaaaaaaatacaaaaacaaaaacaaaaaaaaccaccctATTCACACTAACCTGACCATCCTGACCTTGGTGAGCTGGTGTGACCTCTGTCTTTGCTGTGTTTGCCTCTGTGGTCTGGAGCAATTGCCTCACCCTCTTTTGTCTCCATCCCCAGAATACGCTCAACATCTTCCTAAAGTAGCTGTGGCAAAAACTTGAAGACTACTCAGCTAACAGAATAAACGACTCTGAAGAGAAGAAGCCCCCAGTTAGGAGAAGACAGAGTGTCAAGTGAGATGTTCTGGAAACCAGGCTCGCCGGAGCTAGCCAAGTATCCGACTTGCTTCTCAAATTCACTTCACCTCCCTTAGCTTTAGCTCACCTGCATGTGAAAATGACTTTGGGAAATATTTgatgtggttttaaaaatgtatatagaggaaaaaatttaagaaaattacagATTATATATTATAGACGACTAAATATTCAAGACTTTAAGACTTAAAAGGCTTACTGCCTCTACATTTCACTCAGACTAGTACATCTCGATGCCAGTAGACTGTGATGTTTGTGTAGGTATGACATACTGACATGGTTTGCacatttgtcccctccaaacctcatgttgagatttgatccccagtgttacAGGTGCAGCCTAATGGaaggtcatgggggtggatccctcatgaatggcctGGTGCCATCCtcttggtaatgagtgagttctcactgtatTAGATCCTGTTGAAAattgattgttaaaaagagcttggcacatccctcttctctctctctctcttcctctcaccAAGTGATGCCTgctccccttcgccttccaccatacCTATACCTTAAAGCCCTCACCAGGAGGCGCTGGCACCTGTACAGCTTGCAAGAACCATGAcccaaataaattttctttataaatagccttaaatattcctttatagcaatgctaaGACACCTCAAGCAACTCCAATTTATACAAAAagttatatagaaaaatattctaaaaaatacTATAGATAAGGTAGAATTTTAACAAATCTTTTAGTGGTGCATAGgtaggcaggaaaaagaaaacagagaaatgaacaggaaaaaacaaaaaataaaaataaaatggcagacttGTATTCTAACATTTTGataattacaataaatgtaaatgatctgCTTTATTTATAATGACCACAAAATAGAAACAACCAAATGTTGCTCAATGCACAAATTGTTAAACGAACTCTGGTATATTTCTCTCAtgcaatactactcagcaataaagagGAACAGAccattgatacatgcaacaacttgaACGTATCTCAATGGCACTATTTTCAGCTAAAACAAAAATGCCCATCTCCAAAAGTcacatactctatgattccatGTATAGAACAGTctctaaatgaaaaaataatagatatgaaAAACAGATTCATGATTCCCAGGATTTAAGGATGGTGGGGGAAGACAGGGAGGCAGGCATAACTATAAAGTGGTAGCACAGAGATATCTTTGTGGTGATAAAATAACTGTGTATgtcgaccgggcgcggtggctcaagtctgtaatcccagcactttgggaggccgagacaggtggatcatgaggtcaagagatcgagaccatcctggctcacacggtgaaaccccgtctctactaaaaaatacaaaaactagccgggcgaggtggcggacgcctgtagtcccagctacttgggaggctgaggcaggagaatggtgggaacccgggaggtggagcttgcagtgagctgagatccggccactgcagtccagcctgggtgacagagcgagactccgtctcaaaaaaaaaaagaaaaaaaaaaaaacaaaaaaactgtgtaTGTGGATTCTGCAGGTGGTTACCCAAATCTACATATGATACAATGACAAAGGACTATGCATACACATGTACCAGTGTCAATGTCCTGGTTCTGAAATTGTGCTGTAGTTATATAAAATGTAACCATGGTGGGGGGGATATTAAGTGAAAGGTGCACAGAgtctctctgtactatttttgcagctgtgaatcaatattttgaaataaaaacaaaaaacaaaaatcttacagCCTAGATGCAACAATCAATAGATCCTTATACGTCTGCCCAGTGCTGATTTATGAGGCATTATGGCAAGCTTAAAGTGAGAATCTAAAACACCGAGTCAGCCTAGAGATGCAATTGAGGCACACAGTAAGGCAATTCAGGCACCTTAACCTCGGCTCAGCCGGCTAATCTAAAATTACCCATTGTCGATCTTAGTCTTGCAGATTCCTGAAAAAGttgctaaaataaatagaaactgcATGAATTCTCTATGCCCCAGGTTTTCTGGAGGTAGCTGGGCACAGATGGCAACTAGGATGGGAGAAACCTTGAACCAGTGGGTTGCTCATCGCTATTCCTGGGCATTTGCACACCTGTTCCCCACCCCTGGTGGTGTGGGAGTATAAGGTTGTGGAAGCAATGTGGCTGGGTAGAGTTGGAAGGAAAAAGGGCAGGCTTGCTGCAGTGACTGGGGCTTGCATCAGGCTTTTGCCCTGGGAGGGATCTGAGGTTATGGCTAAGGATACAGTAGAGATGAGGCATGAACCGAGTGCAGCCAGACAAAGATGAACATGGAATGCGGTCAGGGCCAAGGTCTGAGCATGACCTAGGCAGAATGGCCAGGGCTCGGATGCTCATGGCCCACGAAGCCAACCGTGTGAACAAGCTCCTAGACACTGCAGCACTGGCTGTCACTCTCATTTTGAGTCTGCAGCCAGGTACCATTCGCCTCTGGTCCCAGTGACTCCGGTACAGACACAGGGTATGAGTAGTTTGGTCTCCACAGTTGGCTTCCAGGGCTTCAGTTCGACAAGAAACCCAAGGACATGCTTCTCTACTCCATGGTGGAGCCGGCACTACCTTTACCAGTTAAGCAATTGTGTATCTTACAGATCTGTAACCAACAGCATGAATCTCTAGGGGGCAGGATTGAAGGAGGAGAAATGCTAGGAAGGGGAACTTGAACTTTAGCCTCCTCCCCCCAGCTAACTGTGGTTCCTCTGGGGTGTGGTTAATTTTTCATGGAAGCTCATATTCTCATGGGAATCGCATAGGTTCTTATGgttgtttttctaaattattttcgtTATTTTTCAGAGAGAATCTctaaaggaaacaataaacaaaacgtTCAACTGTAAAACTTTGCACcctcaaaataaatttcattctaaacattatatataaaaaatttatagaattaagaaatgaTTTCAGAAACTGCAAATACCCAGGTACAATCAGGCCCTGAATGTAAGTGCCATCTCACACCCAAAAGCTTTCTCCAGCCCGGGGACGCTTTTGCCTCAATGACATGGTGGATGCTCCAGTTTAGCCAAAAATATGTGCTGAGCCCAAGAGAGAtttgagagaaagagaatcagatAGGCATCCTAGCCTTGTATTTCTCTGAGTTTTCTAAACTCTGGGCTCAATATGAACTGAGGTCATTAGAAAGCAATGTAACTGAGCCAGGTAATGTTAGCTTCCCAAAGGAATGCCTGTACAAAAATAAGTGTGAATGTTAGGCTCCCATTCCTGCAGAGAACTGATGCAGAGAATTAGGTTCCCCAGCactctttttgtatgttttattaaaaaggaaTTGTCACCTTTGGTACCCATGATCCTTTAGAGAAGAACCAAATTTGATATTCAGCACCAAGAGAAAATATgttccagaaattaaaaaaaaagttgcaaaagcCTGTTTCTTATTATATATCCCTGGAAAATAATATAAGCCAACATgattgtttgttttagttttcttagTCTCAGTACAATTAGAGTAACTAAATCACTCCACATGATCACATCtatatttttcccctttaaagGAGTGTTGGGTAATTGTTAAAGGATGGTTGTACCCTGTGTTTAATTTTGAAGCTGTCTGTAGCCCTTTCTGGAAGGGCATGAGTACATTTAAGTGTGAGGATGTGTGTTTATCCACAAGAGCATTCCAGCTAGCTGCCCCCTTTCCCTGCAATTCCTGccatcatttcttcttttctgattcaTCTTTTTACATCTCAAAGATCCTGCCGGTATTCAACACCGCAGAACAGGACTCATCCAACAGCTCT encodes the following:
- the LRRC18 gene encoding leucine-rich repeat-containing protein 18 — its product is MAKGEKGPKGKKITLKVAKNCIKITLDGKKRLDLSKMGITTFPKCILRLNDVDELDLSRNLIRKIPDSISKFQNLRWLDLHSNYIDKLPESIGQMTSLLYLNVSNNRLTSNGLPMELKQLKNIRTVNLGLNHLDSVPTTLGALKELHEVGLHDNLLNNIPVSISKLPKLKKLNIKRNPFPKPDESETFIDSIRRLENLYVVEEKDLCAACLRKCQNARDKLNRIKNMAMTTPRKTIFPNLISPNSMAKDSWEDWRIRSTSS